A section of the Spirosoma pollinicola genome encodes:
- the rpsJ gene encoding 30S ribosomal protein S10 has translation MSQKIRIKLKSFDHMLVDKSAEKIVKAVKSTGAIVSGPIPLPTNKEIYTVLRSPHVNKKAREQFQLCTYKRLVDIYSSSAKTVDALMKLELPSGVDVEIKV, from the coding sequence ATGAGCCAAAAAATTCGCATTAAGCTAAAGTCGTTCGACCACATGCTGGTTGACAAGTCGGCTGAGAAAATCGTGAAAGCGGTTAAATCGACAGGTGCCATCGTAAGCGGCCCTATCCCTCTGCCAACAAACAAGGAAATTTATACCGTACTGCGGTCGCCCCACGTCAACAAAAAGGCGCGGGAACAATTCCAACTTTGTACCTACAAGCGGCTGGTCGATATCTACAGCAGCAGTGCCAAAACCGTAGACGCGCTGATGAAGCTCGAACTACCAAGTGGCGTTGATGTAGAAATCAAAGTCTAA
- the fusA gene encoding elongation factor G has translation MARDLNFTRNIGIAAHIDAGKTTTTERILYYAGVSHKIGEVHDGAATMDWMEQEQERGITITSAATTVDWTYRENKYHINIIDTPGHVDFTVEVNRSLRVLDGLVFLFSAVDGVEPQSETNWRLANNYNVARLGFVNKMDRSGADFLNVCKQVKEMLGSYAVPLQLPIGEEENFKGVVDLVNFRGIQWNEDDKGMTFQEVPIPADMLDEATEWREKLLEAVAEFDDSLMEKYFEDPASISEDEILAALRKATIAMKIVPMLCGSSFKNKGVQTMLDYVMALLPSPLDKESIIGTNPDTGEEISRKPSTSEPFAGLAFKIATDPYVGRLCFVRSYSGVLESGSYILNNRSGNKERISRIFQMHANKQNQIERLEAGDIGAVVGFKDIKTGDTLSDEKHPIILESMVFPEPVIGYAIEPKKSADQDNFSKAIGKLIEEDPTLKVESNEETGQTIIRGMGELHLEIIIDRMRREFKVEVNQGAPQVAYKEKLTKNVEHREVYKKQTGGRGKFADIVFELGPRGEDETGVIPSGLEFVNGIVGGVIPREFIPAIEKGFKESLKNGPLAGFPLESMKVRIFHGSYHDVDSDALSFEMAARIGFREAARQAGPKLLEPIMAVEVLTPEEYTGPITGDLNRRRGVMKGMDTKAGSQVIKADVPLSELFGYVTDLRTMSSGRATANLTFAHFEVVPNNLAETVVAKEKGTVKA, from the coding sequence ATGGCTCGCGATTTAAATTTCACGAGAAACATCGGTATCGCTGCCCACATTGATGCGGGTAAGACGACCACAACCGAACGAATTCTCTATTACGCAGGGGTAAGCCACAAGATTGGTGAGGTACACGATGGTGCCGCAACGATGGACTGGATGGAACAGGAGCAAGAGCGGGGTATTACCATTACCTCAGCCGCTACAACTGTTGACTGGACCTACCGCGAAAATAAGTATCATATCAACATCATTGATACGCCCGGCCACGTTGACTTCACGGTTGAAGTTAACCGTTCGCTTCGTGTTCTTGATGGTCTGGTATTCCTGTTTAGTGCTGTTGACGGCGTTGAGCCTCAGTCAGAAACCAACTGGCGTCTGGCCAACAATTACAACGTAGCTCGTTTGGGCTTCGTTAATAAAATGGACCGCTCCGGCGCCGACTTCCTGAACGTGTGCAAGCAGGTGAAGGAAATGCTGGGTAGCTACGCCGTTCCCCTTCAGTTGCCAATCGGCGAAGAAGAAAACTTCAAAGGTGTAGTTGACCTGGTTAACTTCCGCGGTATCCAGTGGAATGAAGACGATAAGGGAATGACATTCCAGGAGGTTCCCATTCCAGCGGACATGCTGGATGAAGCAACTGAATGGCGTGAAAAACTTCTTGAAGCTGTTGCTGAATTTGACGACTCGCTGATGGAAAAATATTTCGAAGATCCTGCATCGATCTCGGAAGACGAAATTCTGGCGGCTTTGCGTAAAGCAACCATCGCCATGAAAATCGTACCGATGCTTTGCGGTTCGTCGTTCAAAAACAAAGGCGTACAAACGATGCTCGACTATGTGATGGCCTTATTGCCTTCGCCGTTGGACAAAGAAAGCATCATTGGTACGAACCCAGACACAGGCGAAGAAATTTCGCGTAAACCATCCACCTCCGAGCCATTTGCTGGTTTGGCGTTCAAAATTGCAACCGACCCATACGTAGGCCGTTTGTGCTTTGTTCGTTCTTACTCAGGTGTGCTGGAGTCGGGTTCTTATATCCTGAACAACCGGTCGGGCAACAAAGAGCGTATTTCGCGTATTTTCCAGATGCACGCCAACAAGCAAAACCAGATTGAGCGTCTGGAAGCTGGCGACATCGGTGCCGTAGTTGGTTTTAAAGATATTAAAACCGGCGATACACTGTCGGATGAGAAGCACCCAATTATTCTGGAATCAATGGTATTCCCAGAGCCAGTTATCGGGTACGCTATCGAGCCTAAAAAATCGGCTGATCAGGACAACTTCTCGAAAGCTATTGGTAAACTGATTGAAGAGGACCCAACCCTTAAAGTTGAGTCGAACGAAGAAACCGGCCAAACCATTATCCGTGGTATGGGCGAACTTCACCTCGAAATCATCATCGACCGTATGCGTCGTGAATTCAAGGTAGAAGTAAATCAGGGTGCTCCTCAGGTTGCTTATAAAGAGAAGCTTACCAAGAACGTTGAACACCGTGAGGTTTACAAAAAGCAAACGGGTGGTCGCGGTAAATTTGCCGACATCGTATTCGAACTTGGACCACGTGGCGAAGACGAAACTGGTGTAATTCCATCAGGCTTAGAATTCGTAAACGGTATTGTTGGTGGTGTAATTCCTCGCGAATTTATCCCTGCCATCGAAAAAGGCTTCAAAGAATCGTTGAAAAACGGTCCTCTGGCTGGCTTCCCGCTCGAAAGCATGAAAGTTCGGATATTCCACGGTTCATACCATGACGTTGACTCCGATGCGCTATCGTTCGAAATGGCCGCTCGTATCGGTTTCCGTGAAGCAGCTCGTCAGGCTGGTCCGAAATTACTCGAACCGATCATGGCTGTTGAGGTCTTGACACCCGAAGAATATACCGGTCCAATCACAGGTGACCTGAACCGTCGTCGTGGTGTAATGAAAGGTATGGATACAAAAGCAGGGTCGCAGGTGATCAAAGCTGACGTTCCTCTTTCAGAATTGTTTGGTTACGTTACGGATTTGCGGACGATGTCGTCGGGTCGTGCTACGGCCAACTTGACCTTCGCGCACTTCGAAGTTGTTCCAAACAACCTTGCCGAGACTGTTGTAGCAAAAGAAAAAGGTACAGTGAAGGCGTAA
- a CDS encoding ABC transporter ATP-binding protein encodes MQNPYIALLRIAWTYARHEKRQYILVYCLFILANVVSALRPLLYGWFVGQLQQQGTDVFKLVWLFVGAYMGLELLEWGFHGPARIMERRLAFNLSRNFLDELFHQTLHLPVGWHKDHHSGATINRIRKAYDALKKFFQDGFMYLQAISKFVFSFGAMLYFSPVFGLVSVALGALTIWVILRFDRPFIKALDETNEGEHVVSATLFDSLSNIITVITLRLEERIRAGLASKVAAVFPPFMRQVKINEWKWFAATILVSVIYIVMTMGYVYQHYVPGQVFLIGGLVTLLGYVNQFTSVFHDVAYQYTEIVQFNTDVQTARSISYAYAKHERPVHETLPDKWQTIDIAGLNFSHGRLTGRDEKVANIHDLQISLSRGKRIAFIGESGSGKSTLLTLLRGLYLPEPGLSVRVDDHVFFDLNAVANTVTLFPQEPEIFENTIAYNITLGLPFDGETIHEVCQIAHFNDVVNQLPNGLETNIQEKGVNLSGGQRQRLALARGVLAARSSDIVLLDEPTSSIDPKTELAIYRKLLNEFADKAVVSTLHRLHLLPLFDYIYIMQDGKIIDKGSFAELQVRSDVFQEMWAHQKDVMEKPVPV; translated from the coding sequence ATGCAAAACCCATACATTGCTCTGCTGCGGATCGCCTGGACCTATGCCCGGCACGAAAAGCGGCAGTATATACTTGTTTATTGTCTGTTTATTCTGGCCAATGTCGTATCTGCCCTGCGGCCCTTGCTGTACGGCTGGTTCGTTGGACAGCTCCAGCAACAGGGAACAGACGTTTTCAAACTGGTCTGGCTTTTTGTTGGTGCCTACATGGGTCTTGAGTTGCTGGAATGGGGGTTTCATGGCCCGGCGCGCATTATGGAACGACGGCTGGCGTTCAATCTAAGCCGTAACTTTCTGGATGAGCTATTCCACCAAACACTGCATTTGCCCGTTGGCTGGCATAAAGATCACCATAGCGGAGCCACCATCAACCGGATTCGGAAAGCCTATGACGCCCTGAAAAAGTTTTTTCAGGATGGCTTTATGTACCTTCAGGCCATCTCGAAGTTTGTCTTTTCGTTCGGGGCGATGTTGTATTTTTCCCCTGTTTTTGGTCTGGTTAGTGTTGCTCTTGGAGCCTTGACCATTTGGGTTATTCTACGATTCGATAGGCCGTTTATTAAGGCGCTCGATGAGACAAACGAGGGTGAACACGTCGTTTCGGCTACGCTGTTCGATAGTTTATCCAATATTATTACGGTTATCACGCTTCGGCTGGAAGAGCGCATACGAGCAGGGTTGGCTAGTAAAGTGGCGGCTGTTTTCCCGCCGTTTATGCGTCAGGTGAAAATTAACGAATGGAAGTGGTTTGCCGCTACGATCCTCGTAAGCGTGATTTACATCGTTATGACGATGGGTTATGTGTACCAGCATTATGTGCCCGGACAGGTTTTTTTGATTGGTGGATTAGTGACGTTATTGGGTTATGTTAACCAGTTTACAAGCGTCTTTCACGATGTAGCTTACCAATACACAGAAATCGTACAGTTTAATACCGATGTGCAGACGGCCCGTAGCATTAGTTATGCTTACGCAAAACACGAGCGCCCCGTACACGAAACACTACCCGATAAGTGGCAAACAATAGACATTGCCGGACTTAATTTCTCTCATGGACGATTAACAGGAAGAGACGAAAAAGTAGCCAACATACATGATTTGCAAATTAGTCTGAGCCGGGGCAAACGAATCGCTTTTATTGGGGAGAGTGGTTCCGGCAAAAGCACGCTGTTAACACTCTTAAGGGGTTTATATCTGCCCGAACCCGGTTTGTCTGTTCGGGTAGACGATCATGTTTTTTTCGATTTGAACGCGGTTGCCAACACCGTCACGCTGTTTCCGCAGGAGCCGGAGATTTTTGAGAATACAATTGCCTACAATATTACCCTCGGCCTACCTTTTGACGGTGAGACTATTCATGAGGTTTGCCAGATTGCTCATTTCAATGATGTCGTGAACCAATTGCCTAATGGTCTGGAAACGAATATTCAGGAAAAAGGTGTAAATCTATCGGGTGGGCAACGGCAACGACTAGCGCTGGCGCGGGGGGTGTTGGCAGCCCGTTCCAGCGATATTGTGTTGCTCGACGAACCGACTAGCAGCATCGACCCCAAAACTGAACTGGCTATTTACCGCAAATTATTAAATGAGTTTGCGGACAAGGCAGTTGTCTCCACGTTGCACCGCTTGCACTTACTGCCCCTGTTCGACTACATTTATATCATGCAGGACGGCAAGATCATTGACAAAGGCAGCTTCGCGGAACTACAAGTGCGGAGTGATGTATTTCAGGAGATGTGGGCCCACCAGAAAGATGTGATGGAAAAGCCAGTGCCGGTGTAA
- the mutL gene encoding DNA mismatch repair endonuclease MutL has product MLNVIQLLPDSIANQIAAGEVVQRPASVVKELLENSVDAKAKSVQVIIREAGRNLIQIVDDGLGMTETDARMSFERHATSKIRTSDDLFRIRTMGFRGEALASIAAVAQIEMRTRRAEEELGTLIRIEGSDIKAQESISCLPGTNLLIKNLFFNVPARRNFLKSNSVEMRHIIDEFQRVALANPEVAFSLFHNDQEIYNLPSGKLSRRIVDMFGKSYREQLNFCEEQTPYVTVHGYIGKPESAKKARNEQFFFVNNRFIKHNYLHHAVVGAYEGTLPEGSHPFYVLFIDIDPSHIDINIHPTKTEIKFDDERSVYAIMMAAVRKAVGLYNLSPSLDFDSDVNFLAGVRPGPGKSSTADVKSDVQQPLPERNGARPISPSWASGATQPVNERGSTRNDSLDKAAGSSFDIPKKASVNNWQALYEGVAPTESIARPVTPGGTSDKEGDWLGEAKQPSPSVVDQLSMDSEPITMGSRANQLQVGLESAEEQALPVLVDDDTIIQVQNRYLLAPIKSGMLLIDQRRAHERILYDQFHTALTKRNGSSQQLLFPKTITLMPVDFQLALDLREDLVNLGFEFDELGANTFVIRGVPALVMGENEEELFANLLAQLRADTGRLKLDRIESMARSLARRSAMRYVNRLSTTERKALVNQLFASVNPSYTPTGEPVTVVLSLDKIAGLFR; this is encoded by the coding sequence ATGTTAAACGTCATTCAGCTACTACCCGATTCGATTGCAAACCAGATAGCCGCTGGTGAGGTCGTTCAACGACCAGCTTCGGTGGTGAAGGAGTTGCTGGAAAATTCGGTAGATGCCAAAGCGAAATCCGTACAGGTAATTATTCGCGAGGCAGGTCGGAATTTGATTCAAATTGTCGACGATGGCCTGGGCATGACAGAAACAGATGCCCGCATGAGTTTTGAACGCCATGCTACCTCTAAAATTCGTACCTCCGATGATCTGTTCCGTATCCGCACTATGGGCTTTCGGGGCGAAGCACTGGCCTCCATTGCGGCTGTAGCGCAAATCGAAATGCGAACACGCCGGGCCGAAGAGGAATTGGGTACGCTCATTCGGATTGAAGGGTCTGACATTAAAGCTCAAGAGTCCATTTCGTGCCTGCCGGGCACCAACCTGCTCATTAAAAATCTATTTTTCAACGTACCGGCCCGTCGCAACTTTCTGAAATCGAACTCGGTTGAAATGCGTCATATTATTGACGAGTTTCAGCGCGTAGCGCTCGCCAATCCGGAAGTTGCCTTCTCCCTCTTTCATAACGATCAGGAAATTTATAATCTGCCATCGGGTAAGTTGAGTCGTCGTATCGTTGATATGTTTGGCAAGAGCTACCGCGAGCAACTGAATTTCTGCGAGGAGCAAACACCCTATGTGACTGTGCATGGCTACATAGGCAAGCCGGAGTCGGCAAAGAAAGCCCGCAATGAGCAGTTTTTCTTTGTTAACAACCGGTTCATAAAACATAACTATCTGCATCATGCGGTAGTAGGGGCGTATGAAGGAACCCTGCCCGAAGGTAGCCACCCGTTTTATGTGCTGTTTATCGACATCGACCCGTCGCACATCGATATCAATATTCACCCTACCAAGACAGAAATTAAATTCGACGACGAACGGTCTGTTTACGCGATTATGATGGCCGCCGTTCGAAAAGCGGTAGGGCTCTATAACCTCTCGCCATCACTCGATTTTGATTCAGACGTTAACTTTCTGGCGGGTGTTCGTCCGGGTCCGGGAAAATCATCGACGGCAGACGTAAAATCTGACGTACAACAACCATTGCCTGAGCGAAATGGCGCACGGCCCATTTCACCATCATGGGCATCGGGCGCAACGCAACCGGTGAATGAGCGGGGCTCAACCCGGAATGATTCACTGGATAAAGCGGCAGGCAGTAGTTTCGATATTCCTAAAAAAGCGTCGGTCAACAATTGGCAGGCCTTATATGAAGGTGTAGCTCCCACCGAATCAATCGCCCGGCCGGTGACCCCAGGTGGCACATCGGACAAAGAAGGTGACTGGTTGGGGGAGGCAAAACAGCCATCGCCATCTGTCGTAGACCAACTGTCAATGGACAGTGAACCTATCACTATGGGGAGCCGCGCGAATCAACTACAAGTTGGTTTAGAGTCTGCGGAGGAACAAGCCCTGCCGGTGTTGGTTGATGATGACACGATTATTCAAGTACAAAATCGTTACCTTTTAGCGCCAATAAAGTCAGGAATGTTACTGATTGACCAACGGCGTGCCCACGAACGAATTCTGTATGACCAGTTTCATACAGCCCTGACAAAACGAAATGGCTCCTCTCAGCAACTATTGTTTCCAAAAACAATTACGCTGATGCCCGTCGATTTTCAACTGGCTCTCGACCTGCGTGAAGATCTGGTGAACCTAGGCTTTGAGTTTGATGAGTTGGGAGCCAATACCTTCGTTATTCGGGGTGTACCGGCCCTGGTTATGGGGGAAAATGAAGAAGAACTATTTGCCAATCTGCTGGCACAGTTGCGGGCAGATACGGGCCGACTGAAATTAGACCGGATTGAATCAATGGCTCGATCGCTGGCTCGACGGTCGGCTATGCGTTACGTGAACCGTTTAAGCACAACGGAGCGAAAGGCATTAGTAAACCAATTATTTGCATCGGTAAATCCCAGTTATACGCCCACCGGTGAACCCGTAACGGTTGTATTATCGTTGGATAAAATTGCGGGACTATTTCGCTGA